In one Thermosipho ferrireducens genomic region, the following are encoded:
- a CDS encoding 2-hydroxyacid dehydrogenase, with protein sequence MKILVLTKINDYLKSKMEDLGKKYNISWIVVPGKEVNTVLPEIDAIVAGYVAPEQIEIAKNLKAIFVPWAGADMLPWDVIKKKGVFVANSHGNGKIVAERALALALTLTARVVEYHNDLLKGIWHGFAVGFKKEDLWFSLQNKNVAILGTGTIGRHLAKLLRGFGCKIIGFKRVFKEIKDFDLITTSIESAIKDAHVVFVTLPLTKETYHIINKKVLLLMKNKFLINVGRGELIEEKALYKALENKILAGYASDVWYNYPGKEKSVVLPFNYPIHKFKNVVISPHVGGYTIEGQEGRIDELIENIEHFIMKGKPKNIVDPEQMY encoded by the coding sequence ATGAAAATATTAGTTCTTACAAAAATTAATGATTACTTGAAAAGCAAAATGGAAGACCTGGGAAAGAAATATAATATAAGCTGGATAGTAGTACCAGGAAAGGAAGTTAACACAGTACTGCCTGAAATTGATGCTATTGTGGCAGGATATGTGGCACCGGAGCAAATAGAGATAGCCAAAAACTTAAAAGCGATATTCGTACCATGGGCAGGGGCTGACATGCTCCCCTGGGATGTGATTAAGAAAAAAGGAGTTTTTGTTGCGAATTCACATGGCAATGGGAAAATAGTTGCTGAGAGAGCTCTTGCGCTTGCTCTGACGTTGACTGCACGGGTAGTGGAATATCACAATGATCTTTTAAAAGGAATATGGCATGGTTTTGCAGTTGGTTTTAAAAAAGAAGACTTATGGTTTTCTCTTCAAAATAAAAATGTTGCGATTCTTGGTACTGGTACTATCGGGAGGCATCTTGCAAAACTTTTACGGGGGTTTGGTTGTAAGATAATAGGCTTCAAAAGAGTTTTTAAAGAAATAAAAGACTTTGATCTGATAACGACTTCCATTGAAAGCGCAATAAAAGATGCCCATGTGGTTTTTGTGACATTGCCTCTTACAAAGGAGACTTATCATATTATTAATAAGAAAGTTTTATTGCTTATGAAAAATAAGTTTTTGATAAATGTAGGTAGAGGAGAATTGATTGAAGAAAAAGCTTTGTATAAAGCTCTTGAAAATAAAATCCTTGCGGGATACGCAAGTGATGTTTGGTACAATTACCCTGGAAAAGAAAAAAGTGTGGTGTTACCGTTCAATTATCCAATTCACAAGTTTAAAAACGTGGTGATTTCTCCTCACGTTGGGGGATATACTATAGAGGGACAGGAAGGGCGAATAGACGAGTTGATTGAGAATATAGAGCACTTTATTATGAAAGGTAAACCTAAAAATATAGTTGATCCAGAGCAAATGTACTGA
- a CDS encoding inorganic phosphate transporter — MINIIYYVKITLNYLSIKVIMMLWILLPSVLFGIVLGANDVANVFGPLTANGVLKYKKAIIFSSISVILGALLQGKAGTATIGTLAPLNDLTGSISLLTATIVVTFVNFLKIPVSTTQAIVGSIIGSAVFSSISLNIGKLQIIIISWILTPALSFIFGILFSKIFSLIFSHIKHIVTQNFLIKILSWIFLLYGAYSLGANNLGNIVGVLNKKFDFSILALIGGISISIGTIFFSKRATYNIGKKLIALTEFTAFLVVISATMTVWIYAMIGIPVSFSQSILGAMLGVSFANGMKAINKKVISKLVFTWVGTPTISFIISFFMNFLIN, encoded by the coding sequence TTGATAAATATCATTTACTATGTTAAAATAACACTTAATTACCTGTCAATAAAGGTGATAATGATGTTATGGATATTACTTCCCAGTGTATTGTTTGGAATAGTATTAGGAGCAAATGACGTTGCAAACGTCTTTGGTCCATTAACTGCTAATGGAGTATTAAAATATAAAAAAGCGATAATTTTTTCCAGCATATCCGTAATTTTAGGTGCCCTGCTTCAGGGAAAAGCAGGTACTGCGACTATTGGAACACTTGCTCCATTAAATGACCTTACAGGTTCAATCTCATTACTTACGGCCACAATAGTGGTTACATTTGTTAATTTTTTAAAGATTCCAGTTTCAACTACTCAAGCAATTGTTGGAAGCATCATTGGATCTGCCGTATTTTCATCTATTTCTCTAAACATCGGAAAACTACAAATAATAATTATTTCATGGATATTAACTCCAGCACTTTCATTTATTTTTGGAATACTATTTTCAAAAATTTTCTCTCTTATATTTTCCCATATAAAACACATTGTCACTCAAAATTTTCTTATAAAAATTCTCTCGTGGATTTTTCTACTTTACGGTGCTTATTCCCTGGGTGCCAACAATTTAGGTAACATTGTAGGCGTTTTAAATAAAAAATTTGATTTTTCAATACTTGCTTTAATTGGTGGAATTTCCATATCAATAGGTACTATATTTTTCAGTAAAAGAGCCACCTATAATATTGGAAAAAAGCTTATTGCACTTACTGAATTCACAGCTTTTTTAGTAGTAATAAGTGCAACCATGACTGTCTGGATATATGCGATGATAGGTATTCCAGTAAGTTTTTCGCAGTCTATATTAGGAGCAATGCTTGGGGTTAGTTTTGCAAATGGTATGAAAGCCATAAACAAAAAGGTTATTTCCAAACTTGTTTTTACATGGGTAGGAACACCAACTATAAGTTTTATAATAAGTTTTTTTATGAATTTTCTCATAAATTAA